CTCTTTCCCGTCTTGCTCTACCACCTCGCGACGAACGAGCCGGGAACGTTCACGACGGTCGTCTTGGCGGCCGTCGCGGTCGTTTCTCTCGAACTACTCTACTTCGAGCGCGAGACCATCCGCGACGGATTCCACGCGGTCGAGGAGCGCATCGAGTCTTAATCCCACGCGAGCGTGACCTGCTCGCCCGTGGTGACGCCGAACTGCTCGTCGCCGCGCCCCTGATTCACGGCCAACTCCACTCGCTCGTGGCTGCCCACCGTGACGAGGGCCGTCCCGGCATCGGCGCGGGCGTAGGCGGGGACCACGGGGTACTCCCGACCGCCGACGCGGATTTGCTCGCGGCCGTCGAGCAGGTCGCCGGGCAGATTCGTCACGACGTTTCCGAAACCGTCGACCGCGAGCACCTCGCCGGTCGCGCCGTCGTCGCGAATCGTCGGCTCCGGCAGTCGAAACGCCTCGTACTCGCGGGTGCGGACGAGCGCGGGGAGTCGGTCGAGGTCCGCGACGCCGACCTCGTGGCAGTCGGCGGCGACGGGCGCGAACACGTCGCGCCCGTGGAAGGTGTTGCTCGCCGGGTCCTCGACGCGGACGGCGAACACCTCGATGTCGTCGCCGTCGGCGAGCGCCCGCGCCGGGGGCAAGAGGAGGCCGTTGTCCGGCCCGACGAGTGCGTGGTCGCCGGCGCGGACGACGAGCGCCTGTCTGTCGGTGCCGACGCCGGGGTCGATGACCGCACAGTGAACCGCGGGTGGAAACTCCGGCAGGACGAAGCGGAGCCAGAAGGCCGCCTCGCGTGGTGCCTGTCGGGAGAAGTCGTGGCCGATGTCGACCGTGTCGGCGTCCGTGCGACGCGCGATGACGCCCTTCATCGCGGCGGGGTACGGCTCGCCGAAGTCGGTTGCGAGGGTAATCACGTGTCCGAGTCCAGAATCTCGTGGAGTCGGTTGACGCCGTCGATTTCGTGGATGGTCTCGACGACCGACTCGGGGACGAGTTCCTCCCACTCCCCGCCGTTGGCGATGCGGTCGCGGACCTCGGTCCCTTCGAACTCCTCGCGGCGGAACATCGGCGAGGAGCGCACCTCGACGCCGGCCTCCTCGAACAGGCGGACGACGAGCGGATTGTTCGAGTAGGCGACGTCGAACTTCGGCGACATCGACTGGACGTGGCTCACCCAGACGGCGTTTCGGTTGAGGTCCTCGATGGGGACGGCGTAGGTGAAGATGTCGAGGTCGGCCGTCGCCTTCGTGAGCATCATGATGCGCTCGCCGGCGGTGAAGGGGTTTCGGGCGGTGTGTGACTGGTCCGCGCTCCCGATACCCAACACGAGTTCGTCCACTTCGCCGGCGATACGCTCGACCATGGCGTGGTGGCCCTCGTGGTAGGGCTGGAATCGGCCGATGTAGAACCCGCGGTTCATATCCGGGAGTTGACCGGCACCAGTATAAGTACGGCGTGTCGCGGGTCGGTGTCCCGCGGCTGGGTAAATCGCCGCTCTGTCCCGTGGTTTTCTCCGATTGGCGACTCGACACCGGGAGAAAGTATATCAGTCGACGGGCCGTGTCATATAGTAACGAAACAATTGTATGAGCGACGATACCGACACGGACGACCCGTTCGACGACCTCGACATCGACGAGGACTCGTTCGGGGAGGACGACAGCACGCCGACGGGCCGAGACAACACGAACGACCCGAACGGGAACGTTGCCCCGGTCGAGGACCGAGACGAACTCGGGAGCGACGTCGGTGCCGACGCCGGCGTCGAAATCGCCGACGACGAGGAGGACAACCTCCTCGGCGGGCTCCAACTCGACACGTCGGCCGACATCAGCGTCCCCGACCGGCTCGTCGATCAGGTAATCGGACAGGACCACGCCCGCGACATCATCCTGAAGGCGGCCAAGCAGCGCCGCCACGTCATGATGATCGGCTCCCCCGGGACGGGGAAGTCGATGCTCGCGAAGGCGATGAGCCAACTGCTCCCCCGCGAGGAGCTGCAGGACATCCTCGTCTACCACAACCCCGACGACGGCAACGAGCCGAAGGTCCGGACGGTGCCGGCCGGGAAAGGCGAGCAGATTGTCGACGCCCACAAGGAGGAAGCACAAAAGCGCAACCAGATGCGCTCGTTCCTCATGTGGATCATCATCGCGGTCATCTTCGGCTACACGCTGTTGATTCTCCAGAACCCGGTGATGGGTATCATCGCGGCCGCGCTGGTGTACATCGCGTTCAAGTACACCTCACGCGGCAGCGACGCGATGATTCCGAACCTCCTCATCAACAACGCCGACCAGCAGACCGCGCCCTTCGAGGACGCGACCGGTGCCCACGCCGGTGCGCTGCTCGGTGACGTTCGCCACGACCCGTTCCAGTCGGGCGGGATGGAGACGCCCAGCCACGACCGCGTCGAAGCCGGCGCGATTCACAAGGCCAACAAGGGCGTCCTGTTCGTGGACGAGATCAACACCCTCGACATCCGCTCACAGCAGAAGCTGATGACGGCTATCCAGGAGGGGAAGTTCTCCATCACGGGCCAGTCCGAGCGCTCCTCGGGCGCGATGGTCCAGACGGAACCCGTCCCGTGTGACTTCGTGATGGTCGCGGCCGGGAACCT
This portion of the Halosegnis longus genome encodes:
- a CDS encoding SAM hydrolase/SAM-dependent halogenase family protein; amino-acid sequence: MITLATDFGEPYPAAMKGVIARRTDADTVDIGHDFSRQAPREAAFWLRFVLPEFPPAVHCAVIDPGVGTDRQALVVRAGDHALVGPDNGLLLPPARALADGDDIEVFAVRVEDPASNTFHGRDVFAPVAADCHEVGVADLDRLPALVRTREYEAFRLPEPTIRDDGATGEVLAVDGFGNVVTNLPGDLLDGREQIRVGGREYPVVPAYARADAGTALVTVGSHERVELAVNQGRGDEQFGVTTGEQVTLAWD
- a CDS encoding nicotinamide-nucleotide adenylyltransferase, whose protein sequence is MNRGFYIGRFQPYHEGHHAMVERIAGEVDELVLGIGSADQSHTARNPFTAGERIMMLTKATADLDIFTYAVPIEDLNRNAVWVSHVQSMSPKFDVAYSNNPLVVRLFEEAGVEVRSSPMFRREEFEGTEVRDRIANGGEWEELVPESVVETIHEIDGVNRLHEILDSDT